In the Pedobacter cryoconitis genome, GAATGTATTTGTTACTGCACCAAATGGCAATCAGGTACCATTGGAGCAACTTGCTGATGTAGAGTTTAAAATTGGCCCGAACCAGATCCAGCGTGAGGACACCAAGCGACGTATTATTGTCGGTTTAAATGTACGCGGTCGCGATATTGCCAGTGTGGTTGAGGAAATACAGACTAAAATAGAGCAGCAGGTTAAGTTGCCGGCCGGTTATTATATTACCTATGGCGGTCAGTTTGAAAATCTTAGAGAAGCAACCAAAAGATTATCAGTAGCAGTACCCGTAGCTTTGTTACTCATCCTGTTGTTATTGTATTTTTCTTTTGGTTCTATTAAACAGTCCTTGCTGATCTTTTCTGCCATCCCAATGGCCGCTATCGGTGGCATCTTCGCTCTACTGCTAAGAGGCATGCCGTTCAGTATTTCGGCGGGTGTTGGTTTTATTGCACTTTTTGGGGTTGCTGTACTTAACGGGATCGTGCTGATCACTGAATTTAACAGGCTCAAAAAAATAGGAAAATATACCTTGAACGAAATTGTACTGAAAGGAACAGAGCTGAGGTTAAGGCCAGTACTAATGACTGCCACTGTGGCTTCCCTTGGATTCCTGCCAATGGCCATTTCAACAGCCGCAGGTGCGGAAGTACAAAAGCCTCTTGCCACAGTTGTGATTGGCGGTCTGCTTACCTCAACAATTTTAACCCTTATTGTATTACCCGTGTTATATACTTATTTTGAAAGCTGGAAGGGCAAAACAAAGTCTATTCCTGCGACTGCAATTGCAATCATCATCAGTTGCCTGTTGTTCTTTAGCCCAACTGCAAAAGCGCAGATACCTGGACAAACTTTAACCATGACCCAGGCGATTGAAACGGCCATTAAAAACAACCAGGCAGTAAAATCTTCAGGATTGCAGATTAACCAGCAACAGGCCTTAAGAGGAAGTTCAACTGACCTGGGCAAAACAAGTTTCGATATCCAATATGGCCAGTTTAACAGCATACGAAAAGACAATAATTTCAGTGTATCCCAAAGTATCCCAAACCCTGGGGTATTCAAAAACCAGAGAGGTCTATACGATGCCCGAATCAAAAGTGCCGAAATTAATCTGGCTGTTACCCAAAAAGAACTGAGTTATCAAGTGAAAAGTGCATATACGCAACTGGCATACTTTGTTGCATTACAGGACTTATATAAAAGCCAGGATTCTGTATACAGTAATTTTGCAAAGGCAGCATCATTGCGCTACAAAGCAGGTGAAACCAATTTATTGGAAAGTACCACTGCCGAAACCCAATATAATGAAGTGTTAAACCAGATGAGTAAGAACCGATCTGATATTCTCGCCTACACAGCTGAGCTGCAAAGACTGCTCAATTCACAGGATATTATTGAAATTGCGAAAGACCAGTTTAAGCAAGACGAATACAATAACTTGGCATTAGACAGTGCAATTTCAGCTAATCCTCTGCTTGCGTTGCAAAAACAGCAGATTGTTGTCGCAGATAAGGCTCTTGCATTAGAAAAAGCACGTTCAGGCCCTGATTTTACCGTCGGTTATTTTAACCAGTCAATTATCGGAACGCAGAATGTCAACGGAAATGACCAGTATTTTAGTGGCAGTAAAAGGTTTCAAGGCGTTCAGGCCGGCATTTCCCTTCCAATTTTCTTTAAACCTTTTTCATCACGTATCAAAGCAGCAAGAATAGAAAAGCAAGTTGCGGAAAGCCAATTTAACTTATTTGAAACTAATCTTCAAGGGCAGTATAAACAGGCATATCAGGATTTACAGAAAAACGCAAGAAGTATTGACTATTACAAAAAGAGTGCTTTACCCAATGTGAATCTAATTCTAAAGCAATCACAAATCGCTTTTCAAAATGGTGAAATTGGTTATGTAGAATACTTGCAGGCCTTACGTACTTATTCAGAGATCCGGTTTAATTACCTGCAGGCCATCAATCAATACAATCAATCAGTTTACACACTTCAATACCTTATGGGTATATAATCAATAAGAAATGAAAAAGACAATTCATAATATCACACGTATCACTTCAGTACTGCTCTTGGCTATTTTAATCGCCTCTTGTGGTGGAAATAAGAAGGAAACTGAGGCAACAGCAGCCCCGGCAGAAGAAGCCCATGAGGAAAATGAGAATTCAGTGGAGATTACCCAATCACAATATAAAGCAATTGGTGTGACCTTAGGCTCACCTGAATTGAAGTCATTAAGCGGACTTTTAAAAGTTAATGGTTACATCGATGTTCCACCGCAGAATTTAGTAAGTATCACCACCCAAATGGGCGGCATAGTAAGGTCAACACCACTTTTGCAAGGCAGTAGCGTTAGCAAAGGACAAGTGATAGCTGTGCTTCAAAACCAGGAATATGTACAGCTTCAGCAAGATTATCTGGAAAGCAAAAGCCAGCTGGAATTAGCCGATTCGGAGTACAAACGTCAGCAGACGCTTGCAAGTCAGAATGTAAATTCACAAAAAACCCTGCAACAGGCAAAATCCCAGTATCAGATCATCCAGGCCAGAGAAAATGCATTAAAGCAACGCCTACGCCTGATCAACATCAATCCCGGCAGCTTGTCTCCTACGAATATCAGAAGTGAGATAAATATCTACGCACCAATCAGCGGTTATGTGACCAAGGTAAATGTGAATAGCGGGAAATTCATAAACCCTAATGATGTCATGTTTGAAATTGTAGACAATTCAAACCTGCACGTTGAGTTAAAGGTCTTTGAAAAAGATGTGGACAAAGTGAAACCGGGACAAGGCGTAAGATTTATCTTAGCGAATGATCCCGATACCATTCAACAGCGGGCCGTAGTTCAGCTGGTAGGAAAGGAAATTGCAACAGACAAAACCGTTACTGTACACGCAATTGCCAAAGGAAGCAAAAATTTTATTCCGGGTACTTATTTAAAAGCTTATATCGAGGCCGGTACCACCCAAGCTATGGCCTTACCACTCAGTGCTGTAGTTGATTTCCAGAATAAAAAATACATTTTCATTGCAAAAGCGGCAGGAAAAGAGGCCGGCCATGCAAAAGAAAAAAATGAAACGGGACATAAGCATGATTCAAAGGAATCAGAGCATGAAAAAGAAGCTGAAGGAGAATCCTTTCACTTTGAGATTCTGGAAGTTACTACTGGAACCAGTGATGGCGGATATATACAGTTGGAATTGCCAAAAGGTATGGATCTTAAAGGAAAGGTTGTTTTAACGGGAGCTTACGATCTGCTATCGAAATTGAAAAATAGCGAAGAACATGAGGGGCATTAGAAAATACTCAAAAAGAACTAAGTAAATAGAATGAAATTATGTGCAGCAAATCTGCGCACATAATTTCTATGTACCCTAATTTAAAAAATGGCTTATGACTTTTAACCCGTTGAAAAGCCGGTATGCGGTACTTTATGCGTTTGCGGTGTTTTTCATAACCGCATCGATATCGCTACGTATTGCTTTTATTTATGTCTCGCTTAAAGATACCGAATTGACTTTAAAAAGCGCCTTAAGTATATTTACGAAAGGTTTGATTTTTGACTTTGGAGTAGTTTTATATTTTGGCCTCTTGTATGCAATTTATCTATTATTACTGCCTCAGAAGTTAAACCGCTCATCTTTTAATAAGGTTGTCAGTTATATAATTGTCTTTTTAATGATCTTAATCTCTGTGTTCTCCTTTTTTGCGGAGTTCACCTTTTGGGGAGAGTTTGAAAGTAGGTTTAATTTTATTGCTGTTGACTATCTGATCTATACGCATGAGGTTGTTAATAATATCAATGAATCTTACCCTTTGCCCTACCTAATTTCTGGTGTAGTTGCCATTACTATTGCAGTTATGGTTCTACTGATCAGGACCAACAATTTTAGTGACAGTTTCAAATCCAACACAAGGTTCAAATGGCGACTTATCCATTCGCTGATCATGGGTTTATTGATTGCTGTTTACGCATTGTACATAAACAATAGCTGGGCGGAAAAAAGTGAAAACCGATATCAGAATGAACTATCTAAGGCGGGAATTTATTCCTTCTTTTCGGCTTTCAAAAACAATGAACTCAATTATGAACAGTTTTATTCACTATTGAGTAATGAGCAGGCTTTTGCCATTACCCGGAGTTTACTTAAGGAGTCAGGCTCCAGATATACAGGTAACTTACAGTCGATTAGAAAAAACATCAAACCGTTAGGCGGTGAACAACAATTACCTAATGTAATCATGGTTGTACTGGAAAGCTTTAGCGCAGATTTTATGGGGAAATTTGGGAATGAACGGAAAATTACCCCAGTATTGGATTCTCTGGCAGATCATAGCTTATTCTTTACGAATATGTATGCCACCGGCACAAGGACAGTACGGGGAATGGAGGCATTAACACTGGCTGTACCCCCAACCCCCGGAAACAGTATAGTCCGGAGGGAAAAGAATAAACAATTGAGCACTATTGGCAGCATTTTCAGAACCAAAGGCTATCAAACAACGTTCTTTTATGGAGGCGACGGTTATTTCGATAACATGAACCAATATTTTGGCAGTAATGGGTTTGACATTGTGGACAGGGGCAGGAAACTCGCCATTGGTGATGATTACAAAACAAGAAGAACGATGATACCCGACAACGAGGTCAATTTTGAAAATGCCTGGGGAATCTGCGATCAAGATTTATTTGGTGCAGTACTTAAGGATGCCGATGCAAAATTTACGGCTAAGCAGTCATTTTACAATTTTGTAATGACCACCTCCAACCATAGGCCGTTCACTTATCCTGAAAGAAAAATTGACATTCCCTCTGGTTCTGGCAGAGACGGCGCGGTAAAATACACTGATTTTGCAATTGGTCAATTTCTAAAACAGGCCAAATCAAAGCCATGGTTCTCCAATACCATATTTATTTTTATAGCGGACCATTGTGCAAGTAGTGCCGGTAAGAACGAGATCGATGTAGCGAAATATCATATCCCCGCATTAGTCTATAATATACCGAATAGTAGGCCAACTCGTATAGATAAGATCTGTTCGCAGATAGACCTTTATCCCACTTTATTTTCCTTACTGAACTGGTCATACATCAATAATAATTATGGCAAAAATGTACTGGACAGTACTTATGTTCCCAGGACAATGATTGCCACTTATCAGAAGTTGGGTTTTATGAAGAATGACAGTTTGGTCATTTTAAGTCCTCGCAGGAAAGTTGAATCCGCTTTTTACAACAGATCAACAAACGAACAAAGGAAGGAAAAAGTTTCTCAGCAACTGATCAATGAGGCGATTGCCTATTACCAGACAGCCTATTATTTATATAGTAAAGGAGGGCTAAAAGAGTAACCTCTCGGCCGCTCAAAGTTTCAACACTAACATCAATCCCATAGTTATGAAAACAGACAAAAAAAATGGAAATCAACCAAAAACCCTACCTGTGAAAAACGGGGCTAAATCAGCGAGCACCAAAGTCGGGGCCGTTGGTAAATCGGATAGTCATGTCGAAGAAAAAGGGCATGAACACAGCGGAGTTTTCGGAAAAAATACAGAGCTGATATTTTCATTGATTTGCGGAACTGCTCTGGGAGCGGGCTTCGGATTATCTTATGTGGCAGGTATGCCTGAACTGGTCAGTCTTATCCTTTATATAATTGCCTATTTCTTTGGGGGCTTCTTTACGGCCAAGGAAGCAATTCAAACCATAATGAAAGGCGGGTTTGAGATTGATTTCCTGATGCTGGTTGCTGCAATCGGGGCTGCCATATTGGGTTCATGGATGGAAGGTGCCCTGTTGCTATTCCTTTTCAGTTTGGGACATGCACTGGAACATTACGCAATGAGTAAAGCACGTAAATCCATTGAGGCGCTGACCAGCCTAGCTCCCCCAACTGCATTGGTGGTTAGGGATGGCAGCCAACAGGAAATTCGTATTGAAGAATTGGTTTTAGGGGATCTCATTGTCATCAAACCCAACAGTAAAATACCGGCGGATGGTGTGGTTATCAAAGGCGAAGGAAGCGTAAATCAGGCACCGATAACCGGGGAAAGTGTACCGGTCGACAAATCGCCTGTTCCTGATCCAAATAAAGATTACACCAATGAAAAAAGCATTAAACCCCAATACCGTGTGTTTGCAGGTACCATAAACGGGGCAGCTGTTCTGGAAGTTAAGGTGATCAAAGAAGCCAAAGATTCAACCATTTCCCGTCTGGTAAAAATGGTCAATGAGGCGGAGAAACAAAAATCTCCAACTCAGTTGTTTACAGATAAATTCGAAAAGTACTTCGTGCCAGTTGTACTGGTACTGGTGGCAGCGCTATGTTTTGCTTTCCTGGTGATCGACGAACCATTTAGCAAAAGCTTTTACCGGGCGATGGCTGTATTGGTGGCCGCTAGTCCTTGTGCGCTTGCCATTTCCACTCCAAGTGCGGTATTAAGCGGTGTCGCCCGTGCTGCCAGAGGTGGGGTTTTGATTAAAGGCGGAAGACCACTAGAAGACCTGGGATCTCTGAATGCTATTGCTTTTGATAAAACCGGCACGCTGACTGAAGGAAAACCTCAGTTAACCAACGTGATCCCGTTAAACGGGATTTCTGAGGAGGATTTACTGGTCGTAGCCATTGCAGTAGAGAAACTAAGTGACCATCCCCTTGCAGAGGCTATCGTCAAAGGAGGTCTTGAAAAACTTAAAAAGCAATCTATTCCAGAGGCCAGTAAAGTGAAAGGCATCACAGGACGGGGCGTACAAGCGGAAGTTGGCGGTAAAAAGATACTCATTGGAAATAAGGCATTGTTTGAAAAAGACAATGTACCAGCGGAGATCATCAAACAAGTGGAAGACCTGGAAAAGGGTGGTCACACCTCTATGCTGGTCAAACAGGATAAGGATTTCATAGGTATTCTATCTCTGATGGATGTACCCCGTAAAGAGGCTAAAAATGTGCTGAAAGAACTTTCTGCGTTAGGTATTAAAAAAATGATCATGCTGACAGGGGATAACCAGCAGGTGGCTGAAGCTGTTGCTAAACAGATCGGCATCACTGATGCGATGGGTAACCTCATGCCAGAGGATAAAGTTAAAGCTGTCCAAAAACTGGATAAATCGGAAAAAATGGTGGCTATGGTTGGTGATGGTGTTAATGATGCTCCGGCAATGGCCAAGAGTACGGTAGGTATTGCTATGGGAGCTGCCGGATCTGATGTCGCTTTAGAAACCGCAGATATTGCCCTAATGGGAGACAAGCTGGAAAGTCTGCCTTTTGCAATAGGCTTAAGCCGCAAGGCAAAGGGTATCATTAAGCAAAACCTTTGGATTAGTCTGGGTGTAGTGGCAGTTTTGATACCGCTTACGATTCTGGGGGTGACCTCTATCGGGCCCGCAGTGATGGCACATGAAGGTTCCACCTTAGTCGTCGTTGGGAATGCACTTCGCCTCCTTGCCTATAAAAACAACCAAAAACAAACCATTAAGTCTGGAAGAAAGAAGAAAGCTTAAAGACAATATCATTCCCTAAAGCCTTATGGCTGGCCATCGTTTTCCGTGCATACGACGGTGGCCAATTGGGAATAACGGATCTATTCTAGCAAACGCTACAAAGATGAAGAATCCAAAAGTTTAACCTGATTATCCAATGAGAATACTAGATACCTATTTTCCCGTTATGGTGACGGTTACGGTTTTTTCTGCCCTGCTTATTGGATTTATCCTTGCAGACCATCACATTTTAAGCGACATCGTAGAAGTTGACGAAACCATTCTTTTTTGGGCAAACGACAACCATAACCAATTTATTGCTAAGCTCATGCTACAATCAGGAAACTTCTATTTATTAATTCTCTTTTATGGTTTCCTGGTATTAATGACACTTTTTTATGATAAGATGAAATTTATGCAGGTACTAGTTTTTATCGGGTTGTATGTTGTGGTTTGCAATGGAATGATCTTCACGGTCAACTTATTGTTTGCACACCTGCGTCCATTATATATGGAAACTATGGCTGGTTCCATGCAAGTAAAAGCCGTCGGGATTGGCAAACAGTTTGGTTGTCTTCCTATGTCTTCAAGCTTAGCGGGAATTGCCTATTTCAGCTGTCTTTATTTCAAGAAACATTACTGGCCGCTCAAAGCAATGGTTGTCGCCTGGGCAATTATCAACTTGTATACTAATTTACATAGTGGTTGGAACTACCCACACGAAATCCTCATTGGGGTAGTAATCAGTCTCGTTATTGCCCATTTTACTTTTAAATTATACCTCTATTATTTAAGAAGGGGAAAATTAACATGGTAGACCGTCTAAGAAAAATAGCCAATTACATCAACCAAGTGGATGCACATCACAAGTTGTATACTTCAATAGGAGTTTCAGTTCTGTTTTTTGTAGCTACTACAGGTAAATTTAAAGATCCGATTCATTACATGCTGACTTGGCTAGCGTATGTTATGAGTACATTAATATTGGCATGGATCACCATTCTAAGCTCCCATCCTGCCGATGTAAAGCATGAGGCTCATGCTCAGGATTCCAGCCGGACAGTGATTTTTTTCTTTGTAATCGCAGCGGCATTCGCCAGTCTATTGGCTGTGCTTTTACTCTTGGAAAATGCCTCATCCCAAACCGAAAAGGAATTTTCCGGAACCGCTATAATCCCTCTTGCTTGCGTTGCAGGCTCTTGGTGGCTCCTACACACCGTATTTACATTGCGCTACGCCCATCTTTATTATTGCGATTTGGACCATCATAAGGGAGGAAAAAACATAAAACCGGAAGGCTTAATATTTCCAGATGAAGAAGAACCCGACTATATGGATTTCACTTACTTCTCTTTTGTTATTGGAATGACCTTTCAGGTTTCAGATGTGCAGATTACTTCTAGAAAAATAAGACGGCTGGCCTGGATGCACGGCATTTTAGCTTTTGCCTTTAACACGTTTATTGTCGCATTAACAATTAATATTATCGCAGGCATTACACAGAAATAAATCAAAATTTTAATACTAAAAAGAAATATTTATGACGTGGACATTAGAAAACTTTCCGCTCGAAATGCAGGATCTGAAACCAATTATAAGGGAAAAAGCGATTGAGATCGCTAACAAGCTAAAACAGGAAAGAACGGTTAATGAACTGGCCATTGTTGAGGAAGCTATAAAACAAGCTGAGGAATGGTTTTTAAATCTTGAGGGATAACCTATGGATTTAATTGGAAAAATGGACTTGGAAAATGAATTAAGCATTGCTTTACGACTTTTGATCGCCCTTCTTCTTGGTGCATGGATTGGATTCGACCGGGAAAAACACGGAGGTAGTGCCGGCATAAGGACCTATGCTGCTGTTTGTTTGGGTGCAACCTTATTTACAGCCATTGGACAGCATTTAAATGATACGGCTGCTGTCTCCAGGATAATAGCTAATGTAATTGTTGGCATTGGCTTTTTGGGTGCAGGAATTATTTATAAAAATGATAAAAGGAACCAGTCTCAGGGGTTGACCACCGCTGCTACAATTTGGTGTACAGCCGCGATCGGTGTTGCAGTTGGGTTGAATATGCTCATTATCGCATTTGCCTCATCGGCGGCGATTTTCTTTTTATTAATCCTTCACCATCAGCAATGGTATTTAAAGTGGAAGAAGAAAATGCAGGAATATCATAAGAATGAAGACTTAGACGATTGAGGGATGAAGTCGAATGCACATAAAAATAAACTGGATAAATCGGTGAAAAACACAATAAATATGCCTAGACCTTCACTTAAACCTAAAACAAAAAAGAAAAAAAAGACTATTAGGCCAGGGCTTTATTCGATGATTTTTTTCTGGATACTGGCAGTTTTACTCGGAGCTGCTATTATCATGAAAATGATCCATTTTTTTAACACCCATTGGTAGTCGTAAAATCAGATCAAATAATTTAAAAAATGAAAAACCACATTACATATACTATTTCAATCCTTTTGATGTTTTGGACTACAAGTTTATTCAGTCAATCTCCTCCGGTAGTTTTCAAATCGATATCTGATACATCAGGTAAAAAGAAAGCAGATCAACAACAAAATTTTAAAAACCCTGTTCGTGTATCGTCAATCATCATTCCTTCAGTTGCGCTAGCTTATGGATTTGTAAAGCTGGGAAACAATGCGCTGACAAATTTGGACGTTGAGGCAAAACATGAATTTTACAGCGAACATCCCCACAAGCAATTTATAGTCGACAACTACCTTCAATTTGCACCTGGGGCAGCAGTGTTTGCAC is a window encoding:
- a CDS encoding heavy metal translocating P-type ATPase; the protein is MKTDKKNGNQPKTLPVKNGAKSASTKVGAVGKSDSHVEEKGHEHSGVFGKNTELIFSLICGTALGAGFGLSYVAGMPELVSLILYIIAYFFGGFFTAKEAIQTIMKGGFEIDFLMLVAAIGAAILGSWMEGALLLFLFSLGHALEHYAMSKARKSIEALTSLAPPTALVVRDGSQQEIRIEELVLGDLIVIKPNSKIPADGVVIKGEGSVNQAPITGESVPVDKSPVPDPNKDYTNEKSIKPQYRVFAGTINGAAVLEVKVIKEAKDSTISRLVKMVNEAEKQKSPTQLFTDKFEKYFVPVVLVLVAALCFAFLVIDEPFSKSFYRAMAVLVAASPCALAISTPSAVLSGVARAARGGVLIKGGRPLEDLGSLNAIAFDKTGTLTEGKPQLTNVIPLNGISEEDLLVVAIAVEKLSDHPLAEAIVKGGLEKLKKQSIPEASKVKGITGRGVQAEVGGKKILIGNKALFEKDNVPAEIIKQVEDLEKGGHTSMLVKQDKDFIGILSLMDVPRKEAKNVLKELSALGIKKMIMLTGDNQQVAEAVAKQIGITDAMGNLMPEDKVKAVQKLDKSEKMVAMVGDGVNDAPAMAKSTVGIAMGAAGSDVALETADIALMGDKLESLPFAIGLSRKAKGIIKQNLWISLGVVAVLIPLTILGVTSIGPAVMAHEGSTLVVVGNALRLLAYKNNQKQTIKSGRKKKA
- a CDS encoding efflux RND transporter periplasmic adaptor subunit is translated as MKKTIHNITRITSVLLLAILIASCGGNKKETEATAAPAEEAHEENENSVEITQSQYKAIGVTLGSPELKSLSGLLKVNGYIDVPPQNLVSITTQMGGIVRSTPLLQGSSVSKGQVIAVLQNQEYVQLQQDYLESKSQLELADSEYKRQQTLASQNVNSQKTLQQAKSQYQIIQARENALKQRLRLININPGSLSPTNIRSEINIYAPISGYVTKVNVNSGKFINPNDVMFEIVDNSNLHVELKVFEKDVDKVKPGQGVRFILANDPDTIQQRAVVQLVGKEIATDKTVTVHAIAKGSKNFIPGTYLKAYIEAGTTQAMALPLSAVVDFQNKKYIFIAKAAGKEAGHAKEKNETGHKHDSKESEHEKEAEGESFHFEILEVTTGTSDGGYIQLELPKGMDLKGKVVLTGAYDLLSKLKNSEEHEGH
- a CDS encoding DUF1345 domain-containing protein; its protein translation is MVDRLRKIANYINQVDAHHKLYTSIGVSVLFFVATTGKFKDPIHYMLTWLAYVMSTLILAWITILSSHPADVKHEAHAQDSSRTVIFFFVIAAAFASLLAVLLLLENASSQTEKEFSGTAIIPLACVAGSWWLLHTVFTLRYAHLYYCDLDHHKGGKNIKPEGLIFPDEEEPDYMDFTYFSFVIGMTFQVSDVQITSRKIRRLAWMHGILAFAFNTFIVALTINIIAGITQK
- a CDS encoding LTA synthase family protein, with the protein product MTFNPLKSRYAVLYAFAVFFITASISLRIAFIYVSLKDTELTLKSALSIFTKGLIFDFGVVLYFGLLYAIYLLLLPQKLNRSSFNKVVSYIIVFLMILISVFSFFAEFTFWGEFESRFNFIAVDYLIYTHEVVNNINESYPLPYLISGVVAITIAVMVLLIRTNNFSDSFKSNTRFKWRLIHSLIMGLLIAVYALYINNSWAEKSENRYQNELSKAGIYSFFSAFKNNELNYEQFYSLLSNEQAFAITRSLLKESGSRYTGNLQSIRKNIKPLGGEQQLPNVIMVVLESFSADFMGKFGNERKITPVLDSLADHSLFFTNMYATGTRTVRGMEALTLAVPPTPGNSIVRREKNKQLSTIGSIFRTKGYQTTFFYGGDGYFDNMNQYFGSNGFDIVDRGRKLAIGDDYKTRRTMIPDNEVNFENAWGICDQDLFGAVLKDADAKFTAKQSFYNFVMTTSNHRPFTYPERKIDIPSGSGRDGAVKYTDFAIGQFLKQAKSKPWFSNTIFIFIADHCASSAGKNEIDVAKYHIPALVYNIPNSRPTRIDKICSQIDLYPTLFSLLNWSYINNNYGKNVLDSTYVPRTMIATYQKLGFMKNDSLVILSPRRKVESAFYNRSTNEQRKEKVSQQLINEAIAYYQTAYYLYSKGGLKE
- a CDS encoding MgtC/SapB family protein; translated protein: MDLIGKMDLENELSIALRLLIALLLGAWIGFDREKHGGSAGIRTYAAVCLGATLFTAIGQHLNDTAAVSRIIANVIVGIGFLGAGIIYKNDKRNQSQGLTTAATIWCTAAIGVAVGLNMLIIAFASSAAIFFLLILHHQQWYLKWKKKMQEYHKNEDLDD